The following proteins come from a genomic window of Schistocerca cancellata isolate TAMUIC-IGC-003103 chromosome 10, iqSchCanc2.1, whole genome shotgun sequence:
- the LOC126106376 gene encoding cuticle protein 6.4-like, which yields MMKYVVLALCLFAAVFAAEESAPKEKRGLAYATGLGYSAPLAYSSGVYGGYGYGYPGYAAGYYGLGYRGLGYSGLGYHGLGYYGGYHY from the exons ATGATGAAATACGTG GTCCTGGCCCTGTGCCTGTTCGCCGCCGTCTTCGCCGCTGAGGAGTCCGCCCCCAAGGAGAAGCGCGGCCTGGCCTACGCCACCGGCCTCGGCTACTCCGCCCCCCTGGCCTACTCTTCTGGAGTCTACGGCGGATACGGATACGGATACCCCGGATACGCTGCCGGCTACTACGGTCTCGGCTACCGCGGTCTGGGATACAGCGGCCTCGGCTACCACGGACTCGGCTACTATGGCGGTTACCACTACTAA
- the LOC126106377 gene encoding cuticle protein 6.4-like isoform X1 has translation MMKYLVLVLCLLVAVFAAEESAPKEKRGLAYATGLGYSAPLAYSSGLYGGYGYGYPGYAAGYYGLGYRGLGYGAIGYHGLGYYGGYHY, from the exons ATGATGAAGTACCTG GTCCTGGTCCTGTGCCTGCTGGTGGCAGTCTTCGCCGCTGAGGAGTCCGCCCCCAAGGAGAAGCGCGGCCTGGCCTACGCCACCGGCCTCGGCTACTCCGCCCCCCTGGCCTACTCTTCTGGACTCTACGGTGGATACGGATATGGATACCCCGGATATGCTGCTGGCTACTACGGCCTCGGCTACCGCGGTCTGGGATACGGCGCAATCGGCTACCACGGTCTCGGCTACTATGGTGGCTACCACTACTGA